A single window of Marinitoga litoralis DNA harbors:
- a CDS encoding radical SAM protein: protein MGILIPEGIEENNYISILIKKLSENHLKKIKKIIPDIGFFVSDECNLNCQYCVVSKTQKNADNILNFPKAIKTIDYFFSEYEKHNKFNVNVSFTGGEPLLKFDIINEIVKYIESKYKNKFNITYAMNTNLTYINNDIIRFFKDYNFTIAISLDGNKQEHDKIRIFKNGTPSFNKIIKNIKKLNNEKIKLDVISLTLTKENLDLNIDEFIKLLKILNVKKLRVDPDMLELIDPDLDKLTNILLEFEKKANAHHIEIIGYWKKPYYNLFKSRNELGMAFCSPYNGEIVSIQNDGNISLCIYEDIYLDNINNLFNNKHWNWENYIDKLNKFWIENLKQCDGCELEGLCLGGCHLSQNNLSPKNREKICDFYKLITKKLIFYHSEAFIL, encoded by the coding sequence ATGGGAATTTTAATTCCTGAAGGAATAGAAGAAAATAATTATATATCAATTTTAATTAAAAAGTTATCAGAAAATCACTTAAAAAAAATTAAAAAAATTATACCAGACATAGGCTTTTTTGTATCCGATGAATGTAATTTAAATTGCCAATATTGCGTTGTCTCAAAAACACAAAAAAATGCGGATAATATTTTAAATTTTCCTAAAGCCATAAAAACTATTGATTATTTTTTTTCTGAATATGAAAAACATAACAAATTTAATGTAAATGTAAGTTTTACTGGTGGTGAACCTTTGCTGAAATTCGATATTATAAATGAGATAGTAAAATATATTGAATCAAAATATAAAAATAAGTTTAATATAACTTATGCTATGAATACAAACTTAACTTATATAAATAATGATATAATAAGGTTTTTTAAGGATTACAATTTTACTATTGCAATAAGTTTGGATGGAAACAAACAAGAACATGATAAAATTAGAATATTCAAAAATGGCACGCCTTCTTTTAATAAAATTATTAAAAATATAAAAAAACTAAATAATGAAAAAATAAAATTAGATGTAATTTCTTTGACTTTAACTAAAGAAAATTTGGATTTAAATATAGATGAATTTATAAAACTATTAAAAATTTTAAATGTAAAAAAATTGCGAGTTGATCCAGATATGCTTGAACTAATAGATCCAGATTTAGATAAATTAACTAATATATTACTAGAATTCGAAAAAAAAGCAAATGCACATCATATCGAAATAATAGGATATTGGAAGAAACCTTATTATAATTTGTTCAAAAGTAGAAATGAATTAGGAATGGCTTTTTGTTCTCCTTACAACGGTGAAATTGTAAGTATTCAAAATGATGGAAATATCAGTTTATGTATTTACGAAGATATTTATCTTGATAATATTAATAATTTATTCAATAATAAACATTGGAATTGGGAGAATTATATCGATAAATTAAATAAATTTTGGATAGAAAATTTAAAGCAATGTGATGGTTGTGAATTAGAAGGATTATGTTTAGGCGGTTGTCATCTTTCACAAAATAATTTATCTCCAAAAAATCGTGAAAAAATTTGTGATTTCTACAAATTGATAACCAAAAAATTAATTTTCTACCATTCGGAGGCTTTTATTTTATGA
- a CDS encoding metallophosphoesterase family protein has protein sequence MLNLNKQKIFILFIFQIGIISIFKISYPFIKDSDENLIFQNTNLVKNNVTSDDYTFVVLGDNKNSISTFNKIIQQINNDNSVKFVINTGDMVFDSNPIKYDFFLKQLKNLNKPMLPVVGNHDVADGGVGRYIDIFGPLYYSFNLKNSYFIMLNNSNKEELDPWQMNWLKDELEKSKNYKYTFVFMHVPIYDPRKDINNRAFIKKFI, from the coding sequence ATGCTTAATTTAAATAAACAAAAAATATTTATACTATTTATTTTTCAAATAGGAATTATTTCGATTTTTAAAATCTCATATCCATTTATAAAAGATAGCGATGAAAATCTGATATTTCAGAATACTAATTTAGTCAAAAACAATGTAACTTCTGATGATTATACTTTTGTTGTTCTTGGAGATAACAAAAACTCTATATCTACTTTTAATAAAATTATTCAACAAATAAATAATGATAATTCTGTTAAATTTGTTATTAATACAGGAGATATGGTTTTTGATAGTAACCCTATAAAATATGATTTTTTCTTAAAACAACTCAAAAATTTAAATAAACCTATGTTACCTGTAGTTGGTAATCATGATGTCGCAGATGGCGGAGTTGGTAGATATATTGATATATTTGGACCATTATATTATTCATTCAATTTAAAAAACTCCTATTTTATAATGTTAAATAATTCAAATAAAGAAGAATTAGATCCATGGCAAATGAATTGGTTAAAAGACGAATTGGAAAAATCTAAAAATTATAAATATACTTTCGTTTTTATGCATGTCCCTATATATGATCCTAGAAAGGATATTAATAATCGGGCATTCATTAAAAAATTTATCTAA
- a CDS encoding undecaprenyl-diphosphate phosphatase has product MQEILLGIIQGLTEFLPVSSSGHLALFSKLINFDPNVSFFAFLHLMTFFAVLLFVYKEVWFILKGMFTGKKDAWNLALKIIVSSIPAAFIGLMFEEQVSEAFSSLKLVGVFFFFTSIAMILSDRFNGKKELIDITYIDAIIIGLFQAAAIFPGISRSGFTLFGALLMNTKKESALKYSFLMSLPVTFGAGILEIQKVNFTAPVIYSGIFTFIFGVLGLFILKKTVINGKLKYFGYYTIIAAILSFMV; this is encoded by the coding sequence TTGCAAGAGATATTATTAGGCATTATTCAAGGTTTAACAGAATTTTTACCAGTTTCCAGTTCTGGACATTTAGCTTTATTTTCTAAATTGATTAATTTTGATCCAAATGTTTCGTTTTTTGCATTTCTTCATTTAATGACTTTTTTTGCTGTATTATTATTCGTGTATAAAGAAGTATGGTTTATTTTAAAAGGAATGTTTACTGGTAAAAAAGATGCATGGAACTTAGCTTTAAAAATTATAGTATCTTCTATTCCTGCAGCTTTTATTGGATTAATGTTTGAAGAACAAGTTAGTGAAGCTTTTTCATCATTAAAACTAGTAGGTGTATTTTTCTTTTTCACTTCAATAGCAATGATATTATCAGATAGATTTAATGGAAAAAAAGAATTAATAGATATAACATATATTGATGCAATTATTATTGGATTATTCCAAGCAGCTGCTATATTCCCAGGAATTTCAAGAAGTGGTTTTACATTATTTGGTGCATTACTTATGAATACTAAAAAAGAATCAGCTTTAAAATATTCATTTTTAATGAGCTTACCAGTAACTTTTGGTGCTGGAATACTTGAAATACAAAAAGTTAACTTTACTGCACCTGTTATATATTCTGGAATATTTACATTCATTTTTGGGGTTTTAGGATTATTTATATTAAAAAAGACTGTTATAAATGGAAAATTAAAATATTTTGGATATTATACTATAATAGCTGCTATATTGAGTTTTATGGTTTAG
- a CDS encoding ATP-binding protein, with amino-acid sequence MKKLPIGVQDYKKIIEGNYVYVDKTKYIYDLISSEVPIFLSRPRRFGKSLTVSTLYYIFKGEKELFKDTYIYDKWEFKEYPIIKLDMSDNMLTTYEDFIESLNEKMEKLYKSEDILPIKNNLPTQFGNLIEELNKKYKERVVILIDEYEAPILEHLNNKEEAEKVRRFLREFYKKIKTKDEYIKFVFITGITKFTKTGVFSALNNLNDISLNKKYSQMLGYTQEELENYFNEHIKETSKEMGISEEELLKGLKEYYNGFSFDGEHYVYNPFSILKFFEEKEFKNYWFESGSPSFLYEYIKNRKITYEDLVKDTVSAMDFSTREIEDANANIFFTQAGYLTFKGIKKLGLKKKYILDYPNIEVKSSFSRLILEANYGLKGLDEAENIIYEKIYNNDIKGLIEEIKKVISAIPYNLHQKEERYYHSLIFAILAIAGLNVRAEEMTNLGRSDVVLEFNESVYIFEAKLDKSAEEAIKQIKEKKYYEKYKGKEIYLIGINVNSEKRNIEDYIIEKGTSLREGV; translated from the coding sequence ATGAAAAAATTGCCAATAGGAGTTCAAGATTATAAAAAAATAATAGAAGGAAATTATGTGTATGTAGATAAAACAAAATATATATATGACCTGATAAGTTCAGAAGTGCCAATATTTTTATCCCGTCCAAGAAGGTTTGGAAAGAGTTTAACAGTTTCAACATTGTATTATATATTCAAAGGAGAAAAAGAATTATTCAAAGATACATATATATATGACAAATGGGAATTTAAGGAGTATCCAATAATAAAACTGGACATGTCTGATAACATGCTAACAACATATGAAGATTTTATAGAATCATTAAATGAAAAAATGGAAAAATTATATAAAAGTGAAGATATACTTCCTATAAAAAATAATCTACCCACACAATTTGGAAATTTAATAGAAGAATTAAATAAAAAATATAAAGAAAGAGTAGTAATATTAATAGATGAATATGAAGCGCCAATATTAGAACATTTAAACAACAAAGAAGAAGCAGAGAAAGTAAGAAGATTTCTAAGAGAATTCTATAAAAAAATAAAAACAAAAGATGAATACATAAAATTTGTATTCATAACAGGGATAACCAAATTCACAAAAACAGGAGTATTCTCTGCATTAAACAATTTAAACGATATATCATTAAACAAAAAATACTCACAGATGTTAGGATATACACAGGAAGAACTCGAAAATTATTTCAACGAACACATAAAAGAAACATCAAAAGAAATGGGAATAAGTGAAGAAGAATTATTAAAAGGATTAAAAGAGTATTATAATGGATTTTCATTTGATGGAGAACATTATGTATATAATCCATTCTCAATATTGAAATTCTTTGAAGAAAAAGAATTTAAAAATTACTGGTTTGAAAGTGGATCGCCATCATTCTTATACGAATACATAAAAAACAGAAAGATAACCTATGAAGACTTAGTAAAAGACACAGTAAGTGCAATGGATTTCTCGACAAGAGAAATAGAAGATGCAAATGCAAATATATTCTTCACACAGGCAGGATATTTAACATTTAAAGGGATAAAAAAATTAGGATTAAAAAAGAAATATATACTTGATTATCCAAACATAGAAGTAAAAAGTAGTTTCTCAAGATTGATATTAGAAGCAAACTATGGATTAAAAGGATTAGATGAAGCAGAAAACATAATATATGAAAAAATATACAACAATGATATAAAAGGATTAATAGAAGAAATAAAAAAAGTAATAAGTGCAATACCGTATAATCTACATCAAAAAGAAGAAAGATATTATCACTCATTAATATTTGCAATACTGGCAATAGCAGGATTAAATGTAAGAGCAGAAGAAATGACAAATTTAGGAAGAAGCGATGTAGTATTGGAATTTAATGAAAGTGTATATATCTTTGAAGCAAAACTGGACAAAAGTGCAGAAGAGGCAATAAAACAGATAAAAGAGAAGAAATACTATGAAAAATACAAAGGAAAAGAAATATATCTCATAGGAATAAATGTAAATTCAGAAAAAAGGAATATAGAGGATTATATTATTGAAAAAGGCACTTCGCTTCGCGAAGGGGTTTAG
- a CDS encoding DUF368 domain-containing protein translates to MKDFILGLLMGIANLLPGISGGTIAAISGRYEIILKAASDFVSLKWKKESLNVIIFLGAGIATSIILLSKILSILFEKYPEYSYGIFTGLIIGGLLYLLNQINFKKTSNISVITISFIISFFLLKFAENFESTNGNVSFWYLILGGIVGAATMVLPGISGSSMLLIMGIYKPVIDAISNINLNILIPVGMGVILGLVLIIKLLEKLMEKFHEQVIAFLIGLTIAGTILIFPITSKWITYVFFVLGIFISKYLEKILNE, encoded by the coding sequence TTGAAAGATTTTATACTTGGACTACTAATGGGAATAGCTAACCTCTTACCTGGAATTAGTGGTGGAACTATTGCTGCAATTTCAGGAAGATATGAAATTATTTTAAAAGCAGCATCAGATTTTGTTTCATTAAAATGGAAAAAAGAATCATTAAATGTCATAATATTTTTAGGTGCTGGAATAGCTACTTCTATAATATTATTATCAAAAATACTTTCAATTTTATTTGAAAAATATCCTGAATATTCATATGGTATATTTACTGGATTAATTATAGGAGGTTTATTATATTTACTAAATCAAATTAATTTCAAGAAAACTTCAAATATTTCTGTTATTACCATTTCTTTTATTATTTCATTCTTTTTATTAAAATTTGCTGAAAACTTCGAATCAACTAATGGAAATGTTTCGTTTTGGTATTTAATATTAGGAGGAATAGTTGGTGCAGCAACAATGGTATTACCAGGAATTAGTGGTTCTTCTATGTTATTAATAATGGGAATTTATAAGCCTGTAATTGATGCTATTTCTAATATTAATTTAAATATTTTAATACCTGTAGGTATGGGGGTTATTTTAGGTCTTGTATTGATTATTAAATTATTAGAAAAACTAATGGAAAAATTCCATGAACAAGTAATTGCGTTTTTAATTGGTTTAACTATTGCAGGAACTATATTAATATTTCCTATTACATCAAAATGGATTACATATGTATTTTTTGTATTAGGAATTTTTATCTCAAAATATTTAGAAAAAATATTAAATGAATAA
- a CDS encoding MFS transporter, whose product MKKNKFLHFYIFSNNFTIGIYFSIITLYILNKGIRPEWIGYLASLKALITLLFEIPTGIFADYYGHKNSILLGFLFSIFSTILFITSNSLFYLILIFFLEGISNALLSGSSTAWLLETFTNSTKEYDDFFRKTNIWSLISKISGSLIGGYLFYLKVDYPIYLILFVKIILLSIFLIFAKISFKFNKRKKHLNFYIGFNNIKNSLFEIYKNKILFSIFTTSTVFILGINAIFIYWQPLFINKLNNNISYIVGYIYTLTTFSSILGSYLLKKLKKFNQHYLFFYSLIIGGVLLISTALIKNIILSLILYCGYNIILGITGPIRMTLINKNINENRALMLSLLSFFESSAIIFGGVLWGNIYKIVGYNLTIVISGFFIIVSSIPFLFLKQKFKKTQTDFN is encoded by the coding sequence ATGAAAAAAAATAAGTTTTTGCATTTTTATATTTTTAGCAATAATTTTACTATAGGAATATATTTTTCAATTATTACACTTTATATTTTAAATAAAGGAATTAGACCTGAATGGATTGGATATTTGGCTTCTCTCAAAGCTTTAATTACTCTTTTATTTGAAATACCTACAGGTATTTTTGCCGACTATTATGGACATAAAAATTCTATTCTTTTGGGTTTTTTGTTTTCTATATTTTCGACAATTTTATTTATTACTTCTAATTCTTTATTTTATTTAATTCTCATTTTTTTTCTCGAAGGTATTTCAAATGCCTTGTTATCTGGCTCATCAACAGCATGGTTACTTGAAACTTTTACTAATTCAACTAAGGAATATGATGATTTTTTTAGAAAAACTAACATTTGGAGTCTAATTTCGAAAATATCAGGTTCTTTAATAGGAGGTTATTTATTTTATTTAAAAGTAGACTATCCAATTTATCTTATCCTTTTTGTAAAAATAATTCTTTTGAGTATATTCTTAATATTTGCAAAAATATCATTTAAATTTAACAAAAGAAAAAAACATTTAAATTTTTATATTGGATTTAATAATATAAAAAATTCTCTATTTGAAATATATAAAAACAAAATTTTATTTTCAATATTTACAACATCAACTGTTTTTATATTAGGAATAAATGCCATATTCATTTATTGGCAGCCTTTATTCATAAATAAATTAAATAATAACATTTCATATATTGTGGGATATATTTATACTTTAACAACTTTTTCTAGTATTTTAGGTAGTTATTTACTAAAAAAACTTAAAAAGTTTAATCAGCATTATCTTTTCTTTTATTCATTAATAATAGGTGGTGTTTTATTGATCTCCACAGCACTTATAAAAAATATTATTTTATCTTTAATTCTCTATTGTGGATATAATATTATTTTAGGAATTACAGGACCTATCAGAATGACTTTGATTAATAAAAATATAAATGAAAATAGAGCTTTAATGCTTTCTTTATTGTCTTTTTTTGAAAGTTCAGCCATTATTTTTGGTGGAGTTTTATGGGGTAATATATATAAGATTGTAGGTTATAATTTAACTATTGTCATTTCAGGATTTTTCATTATCGTATCTTCAATTCCTTTTTTATTTCTCAAACAAAAATTTAAAAAAACTCAAACGGATTTTAATTAA
- a CDS encoding ATP-dependent helicase: MEDKVFNIKKSEYTIPEFIKEDLDEEQLDAVINSNGRSLIIAGPGSGKTRVITYKIAYLLSQGEKPENILLVTFTRASAKEMIERVRNVTNIDTSSLTAGTFHHVCNMLLRKYAKLVGFENNFSILDAEDAKDVMRVAKNEYKGNLTKEEAKQIPNEGVILKIIGYAANTLKSIREAILDVASYLIDYEDDIEKIYMNYLEMKKNINAMDYDDMLIYTLRLLEENEEIRNHIASKYKWVLVDEFQDTSLVQLRIVEFLSSVHNNLIVVGDDSQSIYSFRGSRFENVEDFQNHDNVKLFKIQTNYRSVPEIVELENFLIPTHSIPKKLKPFRSSYNIKPKIIKTYDELEQADFVVQLIENKFDEGISPEDIAILYRSHSLSMTLQQKLDANKISYKLLSGKRFIETRHIKDIMAFLKIINNPFDNISWSRVLKLFPGIGQKTMTKITNEFYANLMEYTTPYDAFENINLKKYPKLKDIILYLYENETENPQDLIDYLYLEFYREYLELNFKDAYSRKLDIERLSEIASRYENLNKFLEELALSENIEIQGAEKDRKTEKITLTTVHGAKGLEWKVVIIISVNPGDFPNGMALKEKKIDEEERLFYVAVTRAKDELYIVKQLTGTTKPYYGNSFYMRQKLPDFTDKIPKRLVEYWKIGYTE; the protein is encoded by the coding sequence ATGGAAGATAAAGTGTTTAATATTAAAAAAAGTGAATATACTATTCCAGAATTTATTAAAGAAGATTTAGATGAAGAACAATTAGATGCTGTAATTAATTCTAATGGTAGGTCATTAATAATTGCTGGCCCGGGTTCAGGTAAAACCCGGGTTATTACTTATAAAATTGCATATCTTTTGTCCCAAGGAGAAAAACCCGAGAATATTTTGTTAGTTACTTTTACTAGAGCATCTGCAAAAGAGATGATTGAAAGAGTTAGAAATGTAACTAACATTGATACATCTTCTTTAACTGCTGGGACATTTCACCATGTATGTAATATGTTGCTTAGAAAATATGCAAAATTAGTTGGATTTGAAAATAATTTTTCTATTTTAGATGCTGAAGATGCGAAAGATGTAATGAGAGTTGCTAAAAATGAATATAAAGGAAATCTTACAAAAGAAGAAGCAAAACAAATTCCTAATGAGGGAGTTATATTAAAAATAATAGGATACGCTGCAAATACATTAAAATCAATAAGAGAAGCTATTTTAGATGTAGCCTCATATTTAATTGATTATGAAGATGATATTGAAAAAATATATATGAATTATTTGGAAATGAAAAAAAATATAAATGCTATGGATTACGATGATATGTTAATTTACACTTTAAGATTATTAGAAGAAAATGAAGAGATAAGAAATCACATTGCTTCAAAATACAAATGGGTCTTAGTAGATGAATTTCAGGATACTAGTTTAGTTCAGTTAAGAATAGTCGAATTTTTATCAAGTGTTCATAATAATCTAATTGTAGTTGGTGATGATTCTCAAAGTATATATTCATTTAGAGGATCTAGATTTGAAAATGTTGAAGATTTTCAAAATCATGATAATGTGAAATTATTTAAAATACAAACAAATTACAGGAGTGTTCCTGAAATTGTTGAACTTGAAAATTTTTTAATACCTACTCATTCTATTCCAAAAAAATTAAAACCTTTTAGATCTTCATATAATATAAAACCAAAAATTATAAAAACATATGATGAATTAGAACAGGCTGATTTTGTAGTTCAATTAATAGAAAATAAATTCGATGAAGGTATTTCACCAGAAGATATTGCTATATTATATCGTTCTCACAGTTTATCTATGACATTACAACAAAAACTTGATGCAAATAAAATTTCCTACAAATTATTATCTGGAAAAAGATTTATAGAAACAAGACATATTAAAGATATTATGGCATTTTTAAAAATAATTAATAATCCTTTTGATAATATATCTTGGTCAAGAGTATTAAAATTATTTCCTGGAATTGGTCAAAAAACAATGACAAAAATTACAAATGAATTTTATGCTAATTTGATGGAATATACAACACCATATGATGCTTTTGAAAATATTAACTTAAAAAAATATCCAAAATTAAAGGATATTATATTGTATCTCTATGAAAATGAAACAGAAAACCCACAGGATTTAATAGATTATCTTTATTTAGAGTTCTATAGAGAATATCTTGAATTAAATTTCAAAGATGCTTATTCAAGAAAATTAGATATCGAAAGATTATCAGAAATTGCCTCGAGATATGAAAATCTTAATAAATTTCTTGAAGAATTAGCTTTAAGTGAAAATATAGAAATTCAGGGAGCAGAAAAGGATAGGAAAACTGAAAAGATTACACTTACAACAGTTCATGGAGCAAAAGGGCTTGAATGGAAAGTTGTTATTATAATTTCTGTAAACCCTGGCGATTTTCCAAATGGAATGGCTTTAAAAGAAAAGAAAATAGATGAAGAAGAAAGACTATTCTATGTTGCAGTAACCCGGGCAAAAGACGAGCTTTATATAGTTAAGCAATTAACCGGCACAACAAAACCCTATTATGGAAATTCCTTTTATATGAGACAAAAACTTCCAGATTTTACAGACAAAATTCCCAAAAGACTTGTAGAATATTGGAAAATTGGTTATACTGAATAA
- the rpoD gene encoding RNA polymerase sigma factor RpoD codes for MADKDIMKAIEEIGNLEIGEIDKSEEFVEVKKKSKKNYKPPKPFEKIMKELIKKAKKNNMVLTYEDIDKTLPSELDTELIEKVYEALEKEGIMVDDGSQLDDQSIHEIEEIIESEGASTVELMDYLEDGETQVFDNMSLKDPIKVYLKEIGKIKLLTPQREKRLAKRAQEGNKKARDELIRANLRLVISIAKKYVGRGLSFLDLIQEGNIGLIKAVNKFDYKKGFKFSTYATWWIRQAITRAIADQARTIRIPVHMVETINKFNKIIREYLQEYGEYPSPEKLSELTGKPVEKVNEILLTARETISADSPLGASDEDDSTIGDFIADDSLDKPSEVAMKMLLREELEKILDTLQPREAMVLKMRYGLLDGKVKTLEEVGQYFNVTRERIRQIEVKALRKLRHPSRSSQLKELSSMLGKEL; via the coding sequence ATGGCAGATAAAGATATTATGAAAGCTATTGAAGAAATTGGTAATTTGGAAATTGGTGAAATTGATAAATCTGAAGAATTTGTTGAAGTAAAAAAGAAATCCAAAAAAAATTATAAACCTCCAAAACCATTTGAAAAAATAATGAAAGAGTTAATAAAAAAAGCTAAAAAAAACAATATGGTATTAACATATGAAGATATTGATAAAACACTTCCATCTGAATTAGATACAGAACTAATTGAAAAAGTATACGAAGCTTTAGAAAAAGAAGGAATTATGGTTGATGATGGTTCTCAATTAGATGACCAGAGCATCCATGAAATTGAAGAAATAATTGAATCTGAAGGTGCTTCTACAGTAGAATTAATGGATTATTTGGAAGATGGTGAGACACAAGTTTTTGATAATATGTCTTTAAAAGATCCTATTAAAGTATATTTAAAAGAAATAGGAAAAATAAAATTATTAACTCCTCAAAGAGAAAAAAGGCTTGCTAAAAGAGCACAAGAAGGAAATAAAAAAGCCAGAGATGAATTGATAAGAGCAAATTTAAGGCTTGTTATTTCAATTGCAAAAAAATATGTTGGAAGAGGATTATCTTTCTTGGATTTAATACAAGAAGGAAATATTGGACTTATTAAAGCCGTTAACAAATTTGATTATAAAAAAGGATTTAAATTTAGTACATATGCTACATGGTGGATTAGACAAGCAATTACACGTGCCATTGCTGATCAAGCTAGAACTATAAGAATACCTGTTCATATGGTAGAAACTATTAATAAATTCAATAAGATAATAAGAGAATATCTTCAAGAATATGGTGAATATCCTTCACCAGAAAAATTATCTGAATTAACAGGAAAACCTGTTGAAAAAGTTAATGAAATATTATTAACTGCTAGAGAAACAATCTCAGCTGATTCACCTTTAGGTGCTTCTGATGAAGATGATTCTACTATTGGTGATTTTATTGCTGATGATTCTTTAGACAAACCATCTGAAGTTGCTATGAAAATGTTATTAAGAGAAGAATTAGAAAAGATTTTAGATACATTGCAACCAAGAGAAGCTATGGTATTGAAAATGAGATATGGTCTCCTTGATGGTAAAGTAAAAACATTAGAAGAAGTTGGTCAATACTTTAATGTAACAAGAGAAAGAATTAGACAAATTGAAGTTAAAGCTCTTAGAAAATTAAGACATCCAAGTAGAAGTTCTCAATTAAAAGAATTAAGTTCCATGCTGGGTAAAGAATTATAA